One Ranitomeya variabilis isolate aRanVar5 chromosome 5, aRanVar5.hap1, whole genome shotgun sequence DNA window includes the following coding sequences:
- the LOC143773316 gene encoding uncharacterized protein LOC143773316, with protein sequence MQLVSTVLLLFTCINLSRSQKIEYRYIARTSYVTFHFHPCELNSVFKLHYGGATAYIPCNSSPQIPDMWEGRISINKTTGSITLPNVTRSDEGNYTLERTNRNGKKEKLQRVEVRVLDPVWIVGLYHNETERTISFTVFPVEDPGAFNWTVDGRHLLDRRWLSPDNRTLTIPYNYTQAVTVSVSNLVSSDRKSITLIRDLNGTHGHCDQIMRLNAAKVIWGESEGRTGNGTPILPRNITNICVLIPSDKMDDPHSGGYRSRNHFCLIFIPVVIVLSIILLAVP encoded by the exons ATGCAACTGGTATCCACAG TGCTTCTCCTTTTTACCTGCATCAATTTGTCCAGAAGCCAAAAAATCGAGTACCGGTACATAGCGAGGACCTCATATGTGACATTTCATTTTCATCCCTGTGAACTCAACAGCGTATTTAAGCTCCACTATGGCGGTGCGACCGCCTACATCCCCTGTAATTCTAGCCCCCAGATACCAGACATGTGGGAGGGCAGGATAAGCATCAATAAAACCACCGGATCCATCACCCTACCCAATGTGACCAGGAGCGATGAAGGAAATTATACACTGGAGCGTACTAACAGAAATGGGAAAAAGGAAAAGTTGCAGAGGGTGGAAGTTCGAGTTCTGG ATCCTGTCTGGATCGTGGGACTGTACCATAATGAAACAGAAAGGACCATATCCTTCACTGTGTTCCCTGTTGAAGACCCAGGAGCGTTCAACTGGACAGTGGATGGAAGACATTTGCTAGACCGACGCTGGCTGAGCCCTGATAACCGGACACTGACTATTCCGTACAATTATACTCAAGCCGTCACTGTCTCTGTCTCTAATCTAGTCAGTTCAGATAGAAAATCTATTACTCTAATAAGGG ACCTTAATGGAACACACGGTCATTGTGATCAAATAATGCGCCTGAATGCAGCCAAAGTGATATGGGGTGAAAGTGAAGGCCGTACTGGTAATGGGACCCCGATTCTCCCAAGAAACATCACTAACATATGTGTCCTGATCCCCTCAG ACAAGATGGATGATCCCCACTCCGGAGGTTACAGAAGTCGTAATCACTTTTGTTTGATTTTCATACCGGTGGTCATAGTGCTTTCCATCATTCTTCTGGCAGTGCCG TAG